The sequence GACTATGCCTGACAAAGCAACCATACTGTTATTAAGCCAACAGGGGTAACAGAAGGAGCATGTAATGGCAACTAAACAGCAGTTTCAAAGCTTTGAAGATCTTCTGTCAAAAGCTGAAGGTCCTGTTTTGGTCGACTTTTATGCCACCTGGTGTGGTCCATGCCAGATGATGTCGGGCATCTTGGCTACTGTCAGTAGCCAGCTTAAAGGCCAGCTTAAAATCGTTAAAATTGATACCGATAAGTATCCGCAAATTGCTTCTCAGCATCGGATTGCAGCTCTACCGACTCTAGTGTTGTTCAAAGCGGGACAACCTATAGACCGGATTGAAGGCGTTCTGCCTGCTGAGCAACTCATAGCTCGGCTACAGCTTCACCTCACCTAACCTATGGTTTTAGTCCCCTGCGCGATCGCCTTGGGCAGCAACCTAGGCAACTCCCGGCAAATTTTGCAGCAAGCGCTAGTCGATCTTCATTGCCCTCCCGAGATC is a genomic window of Nodosilinea sp. E11 containing:
- the trxA gene encoding thioredoxin, whose protein sequence is MATKQQFQSFEDLLSKAEGPVLVDFYATWCGPCQMMSGILATVSSQLKGQLKIVKIDTDKYPQIASQHRIAALPTLVLFKAGQPIDRIEGVLPAEQLIARLQLHLT